Proteins encoded together in one Candidatus Paceibacterota bacterium window:
- the pilO gene encoding type 4a pilus biogenesis protein PilO: MSNIISIVLILASFGLFFGYIDPTYTKVQGLRVDKADYDKALSNSKELQAERDKLLEKFNQMDKGDLDKLSKLLPDNIDNIRLIIDIDNMARNYGMRIRNFKTDTGAKTDTIGKDLTPYGTLTLTFTTTAPYNTFLAFLHDLEKSLRVIDVTAAQFSVNDTNQLYDYNVTVKTYWLK; encoded by the coding sequence ATGAGCAATATCATCTCCATAGTACTCATACTCGCTTCATTCGGCCTCTTCTTCGGCTATATAGACCCGACATATACCAAGGTCCAGGGATTGCGCGTGGATAAAGCCGACTATGACAAGGCTCTCTCGAATTCGAAAGAGCTTCAGGCCGAGAGGGACAAGCTCCTCGAGAAGTTCAACCAGATGGACAAAGGCGACCTCGACAAGCTGTCCAAGCTCCTCCCGGACAACATCGACAACATCCGCCTCATCATAGACATAGACAACATGGCGCGAAACTACGGCATGAGGATCAGGAACTTCAAGACCGATACGGGAGCCAAGACGGACACCATCGGCAAGGACCTCACGCCGTACGGCACGCTGACGCTCACGTTCACGACGACGGCGCCGTATAACACGTTCCTGGCATTCCTTCACGATCTCGAAAAGAGCCTTCGCGTCATAGACGTCACCGCGGCGCAGTTCTCGGTGAACGATACGAACCAGCTCTATGATTACAATGTCACCGTAAAGACCTATTGGCTAAAATAA
- a CDS encoding response regulator: protein MPPAANVPKKNIKVLIVDDDKFLLGMYSLKFSNNGYDVDTGVGSQAALDKLRGGFKPDIMLFDIVMPYMDGLELLKTVRDEKLAPESVVVMLTNQSQSSDIERAKELGVDGYIVKAATIPSEVLHEVEKIYAVKKGKK, encoded by the coding sequence ATGCCGCCAGCAGCGAACGTTCCGAAGAAAAACATAAAGGTGCTCATCGTCGACGACGACAAGTTCCTCTTGGGCATGTACTCGCTCAAATTCTCCAATAACGGATACGACGTCGATACGGGCGTAGGCTCGCAGGCCGCTCTCGACAAGCTCCGCGGAGGGTTCAAGCCCGACATCATGCTCTTCGACATCGTCATGCCGTACATGGACGGCCTCGAGCTCCTCAAGACCGTGCGCGACGAGAAGCTCGCTCCCGAATCCGTCGTCGTCATGCTCACGAATCAGAGCCAGTCGTCGGATATCGAGCGCGCGAAAGAGCTCGGCGTCGACGGCTATATCGTCAAGGCGGCGACTATCCCGTCGGAAGTCCTCCATGAGGTCGAAAAGATATACGCGGTCAAGAAGGGGAAGAAATAA
- a CDS encoding type II secretion system F family protein, which produces MLFNYTAVDDKGAESKGSIDAISLDVAISSLQRRGLVIKEVNPAEKSGSFFGREISLFSGVSNKEVVVLSRQLATLFEAQVSALRVFRLIASETENRALGRALTEVADDLQAGSSISKALAKHPKIFSEFYTNMVRSGEESGKLDEVFIFLADHLDRSYEVNSKARNALIYPAFVIFTFVTVMILMLTVVIPKISTILTESGQEVPIYTKIVIGFSHLLVTYGIFLLVAAIIGGFFLYRFLRTPAGKTSLDNAKIEMPFVKNLYQKLYLSRISDNMNTMLVSGIPMVRALELTADVVGNEVYKKVLMDATEDVKGGKSVSDALVNKRIIPGIMLQMIKVGEESGELGKILKTLSVFYAREVVNAVDTLVDLIEPAMIVLLGLGVGFLLASVLIPIYNISSNIS; this is translated from the coding sequence ATGCTTTTTAATTACACAGCGGTAGACGACAAGGGGGCGGAATCGAAGGGGTCCATAGACGCTATATCCTTGGATGTCGCCATCTCCTCTTTGCAGCGTCGAGGACTGGTCATCAAGGAAGTGAATCCTGCCGAGAAGAGCGGCTCGTTCTTCGGCCGCGAGATATCCCTCTTCTCCGGCGTCTCGAATAAGGAGGTCGTCGTGCTCTCGCGCCAGCTCGCGACGCTCTTCGAGGCGCAGGTCTCGGCGCTCCGCGTCTTCCGCCTGATCGCATCCGAAACGGAGAATCGCGCGCTGGGCCGCGCCCTCACCGAGGTCGCTGACGACCTTCAGGCGGGCTCCTCGATATCGAAAGCCCTTGCCAAGCATCCGAAGATATTCAGCGAATTCTATACGAACATGGTGCGTTCGGGCGAAGAGTCAGGCAAGCTCGACGAGGTGTTCATCTTTCTCGCCGACCACCTCGACCGATCATATGAAGTGAACTCCAAGGCGCGAAACGCACTCATCTATCCTGCCTTCGTCATCTTCACGTTCGTAACGGTCATGATACTCATGCTCACCGTCGTCATACCGAAGATCAGCACCATCCTCACCGAGTCGGGCCAGGAGGTGCCGATATATACTAAGATCGTCATCGGCTTCTCGCATCTCCTCGTCACTTACGGCATATTCCTTCTCGTCGCGGCCATCATCGGCGGATTCTTCCTCTATCGCTTCCTCCGCACGCCGGCAGGGAAGACGTCTCTCGACAATGCTAAAATCGAGATGCCTTTCGTGAAAAACCTCTATCAGAAGCTCTATCTGTCGCGCATATCCGATAATATGAACACTATGCTCGTATCCGGCATCCCTATGGTGCGCGCGCTCGAGCTGACGGCCGACGTCGTCGGGAACGAAGTCTATAAGAAAGTCCTCATGGACGCGACCGAAGACGTGAAGGGCGGCAAATCCGTATCCGACGCGCTCGTGAATAAGCGGATCATTCCCGGCATCATGCTCCAGATGATCAAGGTGGGCGAGGAGTCGGGCGAGCTCGGCAAGATTCTCAAGACTCTTTCGGTGTTCTATGCCCGCGAGGTCGTGAACGCCGTGGATACGCTCGTCGACCTCATAGAACCTGCCATGATCGTGCTTCTAGGCCTCGGCGTAGGCTTCCTTCTGGCGTCGGTCCTCATTCCTATCTATAACATCTCCTCGAATATCTCGTAG
- a CDS encoding type II secretion system protein has product MIKRGFTLIELLVVISIISLLSSVVISTLSAARTKGADGAVKAAMKQMHTQAQNYLDSNTDLGTSLSACTSGVFADTQFAAIRANVLSNAAPGATMTCATDSTGSKWAVGVSALKGGGTWCTDNSQGWFKAGTVNAANGVCQ; this is encoded by the coding sequence ATGATCAAAAGAGGATTCACCCTGATCGAGCTCCTGGTCGTGATATCGATCATCTCGCTTTTGTCGTCAGTCGTCATATCCACGCTCTCCGCGGCCCGCACCAAGGGCGCCGACGGGGCAGTGAAGGCGGCGATGAAGCAGATGCATACCCAGGCGCAGAATTACCTTGATTCCAACACAGACTTGGGGACAAGCCTTTCGGCCTGCACGTCGGGCGTATTCGCGGATACTCAATTCGCCGCTATCCGCGCGAACGTGCTTTCGAATGCCGCTCCCGGCGCGACCATGACTTGCGCGACCGATTCGACGGGCAGCAAATGGGCGGTCGGGGTTTCGGCATTGAAGGGCGGCGGCACGTGGTGCACCGACAACAGCCAGGGCTGGTTCAAGGCCGGAACGGTCAATGCCGCGAACGGCGTCTGCCAATAA
- a CDS encoding ATPase, T2SS/T4P/T4SS family, producing MSVLDILVNNKVIQKKDAASASEEARMTGAPVEAILKKKGISDDQLLAAKGEYLGVPVRSLKDQTIPFDILKFIPEESANHYQFVPVAVKDNVLEVGVVDPDDIEARDALNFIAAKVNMPFKVFLISEADFKSALTLYKGLSGEVTKALSELETDIADIDGDGAPEDKAPSKGETRIIEDAPVTKIVATMLRYAVEGNASDIHVERLSDKVRVRFRVDGDLHTSLVLPVKVHDAVMARIKILSNMKLDEKRKPQDGRFSARIEGRKVDFRVSTFPAYYGEKVVMRILDQERGIKSLEDIGFSDRNLTAIRTAMKRPYGLILISGPTGSGKSTTLYAMLNEINDEAKNVLSLEDPIEYNMEGVSQSQVRPEIGYTFASGLRTTLRQDPDIIMVGEIRDKETAQLAIQAALTGHLVLSTIHTNTAIGVIPRLIDMGVDPYLIAPTLILSMAQRLASRICEGGKELPVEGAIDMMIDKQFSDLPAEFKKAVVKPKAVLEAQASSVCPNGVRGRMAVAEVVEMDHELERAILSNATEDAIYKLARGRGMITMKEDAMLKAFKGEIPWSEVNKL from the coding sequence ATGAGCGTACTCGACATACTCGTAAACAATAAGGTCATACAGAAAAAGGACGCCGCATCGGCTTCTGAAGAGGCGCGTATGACGGGCGCGCCCGTCGAAGCGATCCTCAAGAAGAAGGGCATATCCGACGACCAGCTCCTCGCTGCCAAGGGCGAGTATCTCGGCGTGCCGGTGAGATCCCTCAAAGACCAGACGATCCCGTTCGACATACTCAAATTCATCCCCGAAGAATCGGCGAACCATTATCAGTTCGTTCCGGTCGCGGTCAAGGATAACGTGCTCGAAGTCGGCGTGGTGGATCCTGACGACATCGAGGCGCGCGACGCGCTGAACTTTATCGCGGCCAAGGTCAATATGCCGTTCAAGGTCTTCCTCATATCAGAGGCGGATTTCAAGAGCGCGCTCACGCTCTATAAAGGCCTTTCGGGCGAAGTGACCAAGGCGCTCTCTGAGCTCGAGACCGACATTGCCGACATAGACGGCGACGGCGCCCCTGAAGACAAAGCGCCTTCGAAGGGTGAGACCCGCATCATCGAAGACGCTCCGGTCACGAAGATCGTGGCGACTATGCTCCGCTATGCCGTCGAAGGCAACGCGTCGGATATCCATGTCGAGCGGCTTTCCGACAAGGTGCGCGTCCGCTTCCGCGTGGACGGCGACCTTCACACCTCGCTCGTCCTCCCGGTGAAAGTCCACGACGCCGTCATGGCCCGCATCAAGATCCTCTCGAATATGAAGCTCGACGAGAAGCGAAAGCCGCAGGACGGGCGCTTCTCGGCGCGTATCGAGGGCCGAAAAGTAGACTTCCGCGTCTCCACATTCCCGGCATATTATGGCGAAAAAGTGGTGATGCGCATCCTCGACCAGGAAAGGGGGATCAAATCGCTCGAAGACATCGGCTTCTCCGATCGGAACCTCACGGCCATCAGGACCGCTATGAAGCGCCCTTACGGGCTTATCCTCATCTCAGGCCCTACGGGCTCTGGCAAGTCCACGACGCTCTACGCGATGCTCAACGAGATAAACGACGAGGCCAAGAACGTGCTCTCGCTCGAAGATCCGATCGAATACAATATGGAAGGCGTGTCGCAGTCGCAGGTCCGGCCCGAGATCGGCTACACGTTCGCGTCCGGCCTTCGCACCACGCTCCGCCAGGACCCCGATATCATCATGGTGGGCGAGATCCGCGACAAGGAGACGGCCCAGCTCGCCATCCAGGCCGCGCTCACCGGCCATCTCGTGCTCTCGACGATCCATACCAATACGGCGATCGGCGTCATCCCGCGCCTCATAGACATGGGCGTCGATCCATACCTCATCGCTCCGACGCTTATATTGAGCATGGCCCAGCGCTTAGCGTCGCGCATATGCGAAGGCGGCAAGGAGCTCCCTGTCGAAGGGGCGATAGACATGATGATAGACAAGCAGTTCTCCGATCTTCCGGCCGAATTCAAGAAAGCGGTGGTCAAGCCCAAGGCGGTCCTCGAAGCCCAGGCTTCCTCTGTCTGCCCGAACGGGGTCCGCGGCCGCATGGCCGTCGCCGAGGTGGTCGAAATGGACCACGAGCTCGAGCGCGCCATCCTTTCGAACGCCACCGAAGACGCCATATACAAGCTCGCGCGCGGCAGGGGCATGATCACCATGAAAGAAGACGCCATGCTCAAAGCCTTCAAGGGCGAGATCCCGTGGAGCGAAGTGAATAAGCTCTAA
- a CDS encoding prepilin-type N-terminal cleavage/methylation domain-containing protein, translating to MKKRSENKGNKGFTLVEAMVAISILSLAVTGPLIIAQKGLGSAVYAKDQIIAAYLAQEAVEYVRNARDTNRITGAAWLNGLSACMVSGGSEACEIDARKTDFLATGAVQSCPGGACDKVSFDPSSGLYGYGIGSATKFTRSISIDNRASAKEATMTVTVSWATNLFLPVRTFTVRETIFNF from the coding sequence ATGAAAAAACGCTCTGAAAACAAAGGCAACAAAGGATTCACGCTCGTCGAGGCCATGGTGGCGATCTCGATACTTTCGCTTGCGGTCACAGGGCCTCTCATCATCGCGCAGAAAGGCCTCGGCTCCGCCGTATACGCCAAAGACCAGATCATCGCGGCATATCTGGCGCAGGAAGCGGTCGAATACGTCCGAAATGCCCGCGATACCAACCGCATCACTGGCGCCGCATGGCTCAACGGGCTTTCGGCCTGCATGGTGAGCGGCGGCTCGGAAGCGTGCGAGATAGACGCGCGAAAGACGGATTTTCTCGCGACGGGCGCGGTGCAGTCGTGCCCGGGCGGCGCCTGCGACAAGGTCTCGTTCGATCCGTCGAGCGGCCTCTATGGCTACGGTATCGGCAGCGCGACGAAATTCACTCGCTCGATATCCATAGACAACCGCGCTTCGGCAAAAGAGGCGACTATGACCGTGACGGTGTCGTGGGCGACGAATCTCTTCCTGCCGGTCCGAACGTTCACGGTACGCGAGACGATATTCAACTTCTAG
- a CDS encoding prepilin-type N-terminal cleavage/methylation domain-containing protein codes for MRNTRAFTLVEILIVLSIVGVLTAIVIDSTTASRSKARDTRRISDMKEIQIGLALYYDVNRAYPSDLATLEAQKYLPSIPTDPLGSSYEYAQGTDTYCLGVTLEGAVPADSASCTSGPSANYKALPPQ; via the coding sequence ATGCGAAACACTCGCGCTTTCACTCTCGTCGAGATACTCATCGTGCTCTCGATCGTCGGCGTCCTTACGGCGATCGTCATAGATTCTACGACAGCGTCGCGCTCGAAGGCGCGCGATACGCGCCGCATCTCCGACATGAAAGAGATCCAGATCGGCCTCGCGCTCTATTACGACGTCAACCGCGCCTATCCGTCAGACCTTGCGACGCTCGAGGCCCAGAAATACCTGCCGTCGATCCCGACCGACCCTCTCGGCTCTTCCTATGAATACGCGCAGGGGACCGATACGTACTGCCTCGGCGTGACGCTCGAAGGCGCCGTCCCTGCAGATTCGGCGTCGTGCACGAGCGGTCCGTCGGCGAACTACAAGGCGCTCCCTCCGCAGTAA
- a CDS encoding prepilin-type N-terminal cleavage/methylation domain-containing protein, with amino-acid sequence MKNSANNQGFTLIEVLVSVSIFAMVMLIATGSVFSIVAANKKTHAIKSVMTNLNFALESMMRDMRLGSRYACGASVPLSSPSDCASGDVVFRFKANRDVSGDAVYDPSGINDQIEYRLQDGRIMKKIYDNTTSDYAITATEVHVTSLMFYVTGSGTGDGKQPKVVVTVQGYSGSGATQSNFNIQTMVTQRAIDS; translated from the coding sequence ATGAAGAATAGCGCGAACAATCAGGGATTCACGCTCATCGAGGTTCTCGTCTCGGTATCCATATTCGCCATGGTGATGCTCATCGCGACCGGGTCGGTGTTCTCGATCGTCGCGGCGAACAAGAAGACTCATGCCATAAAGTCGGTGATGACGAACCTGAACTTCGCCCTCGAAAGCATGATGCGCGACATGCGCCTCGGCTCGCGCTATGCCTGCGGGGCGTCGGTACCGCTTTCGAGCCCCTCTGACTGCGCCTCGGGCGATGTTGTATTCAGGTTCAAGGCGAATCGCGACGTTTCCGGCGATGCCGTCTATGACCCGTCGGGAATAAACGATCAGATAGAATACAGGCTCCAGGACGGGCGTATCATGAAGAAGATATACGACAACACGACCTCGGACTACGCCATCACCGCGACGGAAGTCCATGTGACGTCCCTTATGTTCTACGTGACCGGATCGGGAACCGGCGACGGCAAGCAGCCGAAGGTCGTCGTCACGGTCCAGGGATATTCGGGATCCGGCGCGACCCAGTCGAATTTCAACATCCAGACCATGGTGACCCAGCGCGCCATCGATTCATAG
- a CDS encoding type IV pilus twitching motility protein PilT → MALDYKKEFEELVETVMKEAASDLHLSVGRYPTVRVNGFLIPLMNRKVLTKEDMLGFLKVVLSAEDQELFERNKEIDFSYDYHDKARFRGNGYFQQGNISFAFRLIPKKIRSFGELNLPPILETFCEKQQGFFLVVGPVGHGKTTTLAAMVECINERRAEHIITIEDPIEYVYEQKKSMIDQREVRLDTVDFGSALRSVFREDVDVILIGEMRGIDTMATAVTAAETGHLVLSTLHTNNAAQTINRIIDSFPANQQDQIRIQLAATLTGIFSQRLIPSISGGLVPAYELLISTPAVQNLIREKRVHEINTVIETGVDQGMIDMNRSLAELVRKGEITAENAYLFSPNPKVLERLM, encoded by the coding sequence ATGGCACTCGACTATAAAAAAGAATTCGAAGAGCTGGTAGAGACGGTGATGAAAGAGGCCGCATCGGACCTGCATCTTTCCGTCGGCCGCTATCCGACCGTGCGCGTGAACGGATTCCTTATCCCTTTGATGAATCGCAAGGTGCTCACCAAAGAGGACATGCTCGGATTCCTCAAAGTCGTGCTCTCGGCGGAAGACCAGGAGCTCTTCGAAAGGAATAAAGAGATAGATTTTTCATACGACTATCACGATAAGGCGCGCTTCCGCGGCAACGGCTATTTCCAGCAGGGGAATATCTCGTTCGCGTTCCGCCTCATTCCTAAGAAGATCAGGTCGTTCGGCGAGCTCAATCTGCCGCCGATCCTCGAGACGTTCTGCGAGAAACAGCAGGGGTTCTTCCTCGTGGTCGGTCCCGTAGGGCACGGCAAGACGACGACCTTGGCCGCCATGGTCGAATGCATCAACGAGCGCCGCGCCGAGCACATCATCACCATCGAAGACCCGATCGAATACGTGTATGAGCAGAAGAAGTCCATGATAGACCAGCGTGAAGTGCGCCTTGACACCGTGGATTTCGGCTCGGCCCTCCGGTCGGTGTTCCGCGAGGACGTGGACGTCATCCTGATCGGCGAGATGCGCGGCATAGACACCATGGCGACAGCCGTGACCGCCGCAGAGACCGGCCATCTCGTCCTTTCGACCCTGCATACCAATAATGCGGCGCAGACCATAAACCGCATCATAGACTCGTTCCCGGCGAACCAGCAGGACCAGATCCGCATCCAGCTCGCGGCGACGCTTACCGGCATATTCTCTCAGCGCCTCATCCCGTCCATTTCGGGCGGGCTCGTCCCGGCATACGAATTGCTCATCTCGACGCCGGCCGTCCAGAATCTCATCCGCGAGAAGCGCGTCCACGAGATCAACACCGTCATCGAAACGGGCGTAGACCAGGGAATGATAGACATGAACAGGTCGCTCGCCGAGCTCGTCCGAAAGGGGGAGATCACGGCAGAGAACGCATATCTCTTTTCGCCGAATCCGAAGGTCCTGGAAAGGCTCATGTAA
- a CDS encoding prepilin-type N-terminal cleavage/methylation domain-containing protein translates to MVSDHSQQGFTLVELLVSIGIFTVITTVAIFSNAQFNGSVLLTNLAYEIALSIRQAQYYGISVRQDSSQAFDSGYGVSFKTSTPTSYSIFEDKAGGSMHIYDGSDPIVKAYSVAKGNRVSKICVDGDCSKTTVDITFVRPEPDAFITANAATSPFYGKAEVCVLSPQNLKRKIVVESTGQISVGTDDSGVCN, encoded by the coding sequence ATGGTTTCGGATCATTCCCAACAGGGCTTCACCCTCGTCGAGCTTCTCGTCTCGATCGGCATATTCACGGTCATAACGACCGTAGCCATTTTCAGCAATGCTCAATTCAACGGCAGCGTGCTCCTCACCAACCTCGCATACGAGATCGCTCTCTCCATACGCCAGGCGCAATATTACGGGATCTCTGTCAGGCAGGATTCGTCCCAGGCATTCGATTCGGGCTATGGCGTCAGCTTCAAGACTTCGACCCCGACCTCGTATTCCATATTCGAAGACAAGGCCGGCGGTTCGATGCATATATATGACGGCAGCGATCCGATAGTCAAAGCATATTCGGTCGCGAAGGGTAACAGGGTGTCCAAGATATGCGTAGACGGCGACTGCTCGAAGACGACCGTGGACATCACGTTCGTCCGTCCCGAACCGGACGCGTTCATAACGGCGAACGCCGCAACGTCTCCCTTCTACGGCAAGGCCGAGGTCTGCGTCCTCTCGCCCCAGAACCTGAAAAGGAAGATCGTGGTCGAGTCTACGGGGCAGATATCGGTTGGAACGGATGATTCGGGCGTCTGCAATTAA
- a CDS encoding type II secretion system protein, whose protein sequence is MNKTKGFTLIELLVVIAIIGILSSVVLASLNTARGKGSDAAIKSQLAAIRPQAEIYYDTNGNYGAAAAATSNGQCVVSGTMFAADSTIANQIAGVKNTSGATQVICGTNANPATAWAISARLVSNTGQYWCVDSTGASKQESAAITGSACQ, encoded by the coding sequence ATGAACAAGACAAAGGGCTTCACTCTCATCGAACTCCTCGTCGTGATCGCTATCATCGGCATCCTCTCGTCTGTCGTCTTGGCATCGCTCAATACGGCTCGAGGAAAGGGTTCTGATGCGGCTATCAAGTCGCAGCTCGCGGCTATCCGCCCGCAGGCTGAAATTTATTACGATACGAACGGCAACTACGGTGCTGCGGCGGCGGCAACGTCGAACGGCCAGTGCGTAGTTTCGGGCACCATGTTCGCCGCTGACTCGACCATCGCTAATCAGATCGCAGGCGTGAAGAACACCTCTGGCGCGACGCAGGTCATCTGCGGTACCAACGCGAACCCGGCGACCGCTTGGGCTATCTCGGCTCGCCTCGTTTCGAACACCGGGCAGTACTGGTGCGTAGACTCGACGGGCGCTTCGAAGCAGGAATCGGCTGCTATCACCGGTTCTGCCTGCCAGTAA
- a CDS encoding prepilin peptidase: MEYLAVFVFGLIVGSFLNVVILRFNTGMTVSDGRSRCFSCGEELTWSELVPVLSYAFQGGACRKCGSRISPQYPLVEIAGGMAFIAAYTMVPGALSGAMPFAAFALTAILLCLYVVIVAYDLKHKIIPDFFSYLAGFAALGLVAVDSATTGSVDFMRVIGGPALFLFFWFFWKVSKGRWMGLGDGKLALSIGWTLGLVQGLAALLISFWAGAVVSLAAMGYQRVSKKGREGAALGMKSEIPFGPFLVIGFLVVFFGFIDMQSILAYLAL, translated from the coding sequence ATGGAATATCTCGCCGTATTCGTTTTCGGTCTCATCGTCGGAAGCTTCCTGAACGTCGTCATTCTCCGCTTCAATACGGGCATGACCGTGTCCGACGGCAGGTCGCGATGCTTTTCCTGCGGGGAAGAATTGACCTGGAGCGAGCTCGTTCCGGTATTGAGCTATGCCTTCCAAGGCGGCGCATGCAGAAAATGCGGCTCGCGCATATCGCCGCAGTATCCGCTGGTCGAGATCGCGGGCGGCATGGCGTTCATCGCGGCATATACGATGGTTCCCGGCGCGCTTTCCGGCGCGATGCCGTTCGCCGCATTCGCCCTCACCGCCATCCTCCTGTGCCTCTACGTCGTCATCGTCGCATACGACCTCAAGCATAAAATAATCCCTGATTTTTTTTCGTACCTCGCGGGATTCGCGGCGCTCGGCCTCGTCGCCGTCGATTCCGCTACGACAGGCTCGGTCGATTTCATGCGCGTCATCGGCGGTCCGGCGCTCTTCCTCTTCTTCTGGTTCTTCTGGAAAGTATCGAAAGGCAGGTGGATGGGTCTGGGCGACGGAAAGCTGGCGCTCTCCATAGGCTGGACGCTCGGCTTGGTCCAAGGGCTGGCGGCGCTCCTCATATCCTTCTGGGCCGGAGCGGTCGTATCGCTCGCCGCCATGGGATATCAGAGGGTGTCGAAAAAGGGTCGAGAGGGAGCGGCGCTCGGCATGAAAAGCGAGATACCGTTCGGGCCGTTCTTGGTCATAGGATTTCTTGTCGTATTCTTCGGATTCATAGATATGCAGTCTATTTTGGCGTATTTGGCGCTATAA